The nucleotide sequence TCAAAAGCCACATTTGCTTGTTAATGAGAATCACCAACAAATGATTTCTGGCATGAAATAGGACATTCATAATGACAACAGAATAGCATGCCATAAAGACATCATAGTGGTAAAGAAGAGAAGATAAAGATTTATGAGGTCCCCATGGTATTAGTCAGATACAGCAACTTCAAATACACTTGCAAGTGCCAAAAAAAGAAAGTACTGCAACTCTGCATGGGATTGGTGATTATTGGAAAAAACATATGAAGAAGAATGCATAGAGGAAAAGAGATAAGGTGCCATAATTATGAAGAGAACCAAATAGGATGTATGGTCATGACCCATTAACTTGTTAAGCAACTTGGCCAAAGATGCTTAAAGTCAAGTTAatgatagtacactcatcaaattcttataagtgaactcaactatTTATCCACTATTAATATGGGATTAAATTTAGTGTTATAATTGCTGTGTTACAATCTTACAATGTatcacttatcaaaaaaaaaattgcaatggATGATTAATTGATTAAGTGAATGAAATCATAGTCAGAtatttagattttcttttttcaatgggaAAAAGGGTGGATCATATGTTTGCACCAGCAAAAGTTTCATGAAATATAAGCATTGATGGTATTAGAGATATGTACTCAATAATGAAACGCAAAGCAAAATTAACTGAAGCCGAATGATTAAAAAGCAGAAATTTTGGATTGGAAAGTAAAAGACAATTGAATAAATTACTCATCAGATACTTCACATCAAAGGACTGGAGAGAAACATAAGCCAACCAGCTAAGCTGAGGAAAAGAAGAGTGTTGACAAAAATAATGTTAATTGCATGGAAATCATAAAAGATACTGGCAGATGTATGCTACAGAATTGTTAGTAGGCAGATAAACCCTCCTTTACATTGAGGTCATTTAAACTGCCATTTTAGGTGCTAATGTTCTGTAAATTATGGAGGATCCTAGAATAAGGTAAGATATGACAATACAGGTATGCAGTCAACAAGATTTTTCCTTTTCACCCCATGATTAGCTCAAATTCAAGATGAATCCTTAAATATTGTGACTGTTCATCTCAAGATGAATCCTTAAATACTGTTCATCTCAACTCCTAGTGCATCGAGAATTAAACTGGTATCAGTTGATCAAGGGTAAAGATGATAAATGAATTTTATCCTTGTAACTAAAAATGATTCTACTTTTTATTGTTTCGACAAGAGAGGAAGGCCTCGAACAAGATGCGCATAGATATAAACTACCAATACTCCAAATATATCGAAAGAGAATTAAAATGAATCACATATCCCATTGATCAGCAACCTCAAGTTTCCACAAGGAGGCAAACTCCAACAATTTCTATGCATCTAGTTCACCAAATCACACAATTGTAACACAGCTCTATGGTAACAAAAAGAAGCACAACAGGAGAACAACAACACATCCGAGCTTAGGCAACAACAACAAGGAATAGCTGACAGCAATTTCTGAAGCATTTCTGAGTACATTATCCAATAAAGGACCATCAACGACAACATCATAACCTTATTCTATGGATTTCAAATGGATCGCAAGAGGGGAACAACACCCTTACCTTTGTCTCTTGTGTTTGGCCCTTCACAGATTGCATGGCATCAGCAAGAAATGGCCGCGGAGGCCTCGGCCTCCAGATACTTGCAGATCCTCTCGACGACCTCCCTCCCCTTGACGCTGTTCTGCTGGAACCTCTCGGCGCACCGCTGCTCCACCTTCTCGGCGACGGCCGCAAGCGCCGAGAGCGGCTTGCACCGAATGCTGGTCTGCTGCCGGAAGGCGGTCCACCCCTCCGGCAGGTCCGGGTGGGGCCGGTAGGTGGACCGCTCCTCCACCTCGAGCAGGCCACGGAGGCTGGCGTTGCGGACCACGATCTCCATGGACCGCCCGCGCGCGTCGACCACCGTGGACTCCACGCAGTGACAGACGACGGCATCCTGGCCGAGGATCCGGCGGAGGATGAAGGGGAGGGGTGGCGACCGGACGGTGATGGAGCGGACGGCGTGGAGGCGGCCGGAGGCGGGGTCGAGGCGGCGGTGGAGGGTGTGGACGTCGACGATGTGGGAGAGGAGGGCCGGGGTGTCCGGATCCGTGAATTTGCGCCAGGCGGCCGTCGTCACGCGGTCCCACGGGTGGTGGTACACATGATCCTG is from Musa acuminata AAA Group cultivar baxijiao chromosome BXJ3-8, Cavendish_Baxijiao_AAA, whole genome shotgun sequence and encodes:
- the LOC103996258 gene encoding uncharacterized protein LOC103996258, whose amino-acid sequence is MVRAYTQDHVYHHPWDRVTTAAWRKFTDPDTPALLSHIVDVHTLHRRLDPASGRLHAVRSITVRSPPLPFILRRILGQDAVVCHCVESTVVDARGRSMEIVVRNASLRGLLEVEERSTYRPHPDLPEGWTAFRQQTSIRCKPLSALAAVAEKVEQRCAERFQQNSVKGREVVERICKYLEAEASAAISC